In the genome of Longimicrobium sp., the window GGCGAAGAGGCGCAGCGACCCGCCGTGGATCGCCAGCCGCTCCACGTCGCCGATCACCAGGCCGTGGCGGCGGAAGAGCCGGTCCAGCGCCGTGAGCGAGAAGTAGCAGAGGTGCTCGTGGTAGACGGTGTCGAACTCGGTGCCCGCGATCATGTCGCGCACGTACGGCACCTCGATCACCGCCGCCCCGCCGGATTTGAGCAGGGTGTGGAAGCCCCGCACCACCCCGTTCAGGTCGGCCACGTGGGCCAGGACGTTGTTGGCGTGGACCACGTCGGCCCGGCGCCCCGCGGCGGCCAGCCGCGCGGCCAGCTCCGCCCCGAAGAACTCGCACACCGTCTCCACCCCGCGCTCCCGGGCCACCCGCGCGATGTTGGCCGCGGGCTCGATCCCCAGCACGGGGATCCCGGCGCGCAGGTAGTACTGGAGGAGGTAGCCGTCGTTGCTGGCCACCTCGGCCACCAGGCTTTCCGGGCCCAGCGAGCGCTCCGCCACCAGCCGCGCGGCGAGCGCCTCGGCGTGGCGCAGCATGGTGTCGCTGAACGACGAGAAGTAGAGGTACTCGCCGAAGAGCCGCTCGGGGGGCACCGTCTCGGTGATCTGCACCAGCGAGCAGCGGGGGCACACCACCAGGTCCAGCGGGAAGCGCTCCTCGGGCCCGTCCAGCTCCTCCGGCGCCAGGAGCGCGTTGGCCAGGGGGGTGCGGCCCAGGCTGAGCACGTCCACCAGGTCGCGCGCCCCGCAGGCGCGGCACCCGGCGATCGGCCCCGGGACCGCGGCCGCGGGGGCGTCCTGCAGCACGGTGGCGCTCACGGCGCCTCCCGCAGGAAGTCGCGGTACCAGCGGATGGTGTGCTCCAGCCCCTCCTCCAGCGTGAAGAGCGGCGACCACGCCAGCACCTGGCGCGCCTTGGCGGCGGAGAGGTACTGGTGGCGGATCTCGTTCTGCGCCTCGCCCCGCACGTCGGGCTCCAGCTCCGAGCCCATGGCGGCGAGGATGCGGTCGACCAGCTCGCGCACGGTCACCTGGATCTCGTTGCTGAAGTTGAACGCCTCGCCGGCCAGCCGCGGCTCGGCCGCCAGCCGCTCGGCCAGGAGCATGTAGGCGGCGGCGCCGTCCTCCACGTAGAAGTAGTCGCGCACGTACGAGCCGTCGGAGCGGATCACGGGGCGCCTGCCCCGCAGCACCGAGCGGATGGTGCCGGGGACGATCCGGTTCCAGTTCAGGTCGCCCCCGCCGTAGAAGTTGCCGCAGCGGGTGATGGCCACCGGGAGCCCGTAGGTGGCCGCGTACGCCTGCGCGACCAGGTCGCCGCACGACTTCGACACGTCGTACGGGTGCCGCCCGACGAGCGGGGTGGACTCGTCGTAGGGGAGGCGGTCGCAGTCGCCGTACGCCTTGTCGGAGCTGGCGAACACCACCTGCCGCACGGCGGGGCTCCGGCGGCACGCCTCCAGGAGCGCCCACGTCCCCTGGATGTTCGACTCGAAGGTCGACACCGGGTTGCGGTTGGCGATGCCGACGATGGTCTGGGCGGCCAGGTGGAGGACCGTGTCGACCTCGTACTCGCCCAGCACCCGCTCCAGGAGCGCCTGGTCGCGCACGTCGCCGCGCACGCTCTTCACCCGCCCGGAGAGCCCCGTGCGCACCAGCTCGCTCTGCGGCACCCAGTCGCGCACCAGGCACACCACGTCGGCCCCGGCCTCCACCAGCCGGCGCGTGAGCCAGTACCCCACCAGCCCCGTGGCCCCGGTGACCAGGGTGGGCCGGTCCTGCCAGAAGCCGCTCACTCCCACGTCTTCCACGGGGCGCGCTCGCCCTCCCAGAGGCTCTCCAGGAGCCGCTTGTCGCGCAGCGTGTCCATGCACTGCCAGAAGCCCTCGTGCCGGTAGGCGGCCAGCTGTCCGTCGGCGGCCAGGCGCTCCAGCGCGTCGGCCTCCAGGCTGCTCTCGTCGCCGTCCAGGTAGTCGAACACCCCCGGCTCGAAGACCAGGAAGCCGCCGTTGATCCACCCCTCCCCGGCCTGCGGCTTCTCGGTGAAGTCCACCACCAGGTCGCCGTCGAAGAGCAGCCCCCCGAAGCGCGCCGGGGGGCGCACCGCGGTAACGGTGGCGATGCGGCCGTGCGAGCGGTGGAAGCAGAGGAGGCGGCCGATGTCCACGTCGGAGACGCCGTCGCCGTAGGTGGCCATGAAGGTCCCGCCCGGCCGGAGCAGCCGCTCCATGCGCTTGACCCGCCCGCCGGTGTTGGTGGCCTCGCCGGTGTCGCAGAGGTGCACCACCCAGTTCTCGCGCGGGCGCCCCTCGTCCAGGTCGTCGCGCACCTCCACCCGCCCGCTGGAGAGCGCCACGGTCATGCTGCTGGTGAGCGTGTAGTAGTCGACGAAGAAGCGCTTGATCACGTCGCCCTTGTAGCCCAGCGCGATGAAGAACTCGTTGCAGCCGTGCCGCGCGTAGTGCTTCATGATGTGCCAGAGGATCGGGTGTCCCCCGATCTCCACCATCGGCTTGGGCTTGACTTCGGTCTCCTCCGCGATCCGGGTCCCCAGCCCTCCCGCCAGCAGCACCACGTTCACGTCCCAGCCTCCTGCCGCTCCGGGAGCGGTGTGTATTCGTTGGTCCACTCGAGCAGCGGGCGCACCAGCCCCGGCATGGGGCCGGCGTAGTCGCCGCGGGCCGAGTCGCCCTCCAGGCCGTCCACCACCTGGAACGCCACGGCGTCGCGCTCGTGCGCGTGCACCACCACCGGGTCCAGCGTGCTGAGCGCGGCGTCGACCACCAGCGTGCCCTCGGCCAGGAAGTTCCCCGGCACCCGGGCGGTGCTCACGTAGCGCCCCGCGGGGCGCGGGCGCCGCCGCCAGGCGGGGTCGGCGTCCACGGCCACGAAGACCATGGTCCCCCGGTCGTCGTGCACGTGGAGGTTGGGCACCAGCACGTGGCCCCCCTCCAGCACGTCGAAGCTCACCTGGAGCGCCACCGGCCGGCGGATGTCGACGCTCTCGGAAGGCCGCCCCCGCTCGTCGCAGACGCGCACGGCCACCAGGCGCGCCACCCGGTCGCCCGGCGCGCGCTCCGGGTCGGGCCACACGCGCTCCGCGGTGGTGCCGAGCCCCGAGTGCAGGTAGCGCTGCACCACCTCGGCGGTGGGCCCGTGGGCCAGCACGCGCCCCTCGTCCAGGAGCAGGGTGCGTCCGCAGAGCCGGGTCACCGCGCCCATGTCGTGGCTCACGAAGAGCACGGTGCGCCCCTCGTGCGCCACGTCCTCCATCTTCCCCAGGCACTTCTTCTGGAAGCTGGCGTCGCCCACCGCCAGCACCTCGTCCACGATCAGGATCTCGGGCTCCAGGTGCGCGGCCACCGCGAAGGCGAGCCGCAGGTACATCCCGCTGGAGTAGCGCTTGACCGGGGTGTCGATGAACCTCTCCACCCCCGCGAACGCCACGATCTCGTCGAAGCGGCGCGCGATGTAGGCCCGGTCCATCCCCAGGATCGAGCCGTTCAGGAACACGTTGTCGCGCCCGGTGAGCTCGGGGTGGAAGCCGGTCCCCACCTCCAGCAGGGCGCCCACGCGCCCGTACACCTCGGCGCGGCCCGCCGTGGGCTCGGTGATCCGCGCCAGGACCTTGAGCAGCGTGCTCTTCCCCGCCCCGTTGCGCCCGATGATCCCCAGCACCTCGCCGTGCGCCACCGCGAAGGAGACGTCGCGGAGCGCCCACACCGTCTCCGCGCCGCCCGGGGGAGGGCGCCGCCGCCGCGCGAGCCGGCGCAGCGGCGCGCGCGCCGCGGCGGCGAGCGCCTCGCGCAGGTGGTCGTGCCGGGCGAGGGCGGCCCCGATCCGGTAGCTCTTCCCCAGTCCCGCGGCCCGCACGGCCAGGCTCGACATCGCCCGCCTCCGCCTCAGGCCACGTCGGCGAAGACGCGCTCGGTCTTCCGGAAGTAGAGCGCGCCGCTCGCGAGCAGCGCGAGCCCCACCGCGAGCGACAGCGCCAGCGCCCCCCACGACGGCCCCGGCGTGCCCAGCAGCACGCCGCGGAAGCCCTCGATCACCCCCACCATGGGGTTCAGCGCGTAGAGCGCGCGGTACCGCCCGGGCACCAGCGAGGCGGGGTACACGATCGGCGAGGCGTACATCCACACCTGCACCAGGAAGGGGACCACGTGCCGCACGTCCCGGTACTGGATGTGGAGCGCGGAGAGCCAGCACCCGATCCCGGCGGCGGTCAGCACCATCACCAGCACCAGGAGCGGGACCACCACCAGCGACGCCGGGGAAGGCACCATCCCGTAGCCGAGCATCACCGCGAGCAGCACCACCAGCGCCACGGCGAAGTCCACCAGCCCCGCCAGCACCGGGGCCAGCGGGATCACCAGCCGGGGGAAGTAGACCTTGGTGATGAGGTTGGTGTTGGCGACCAGGCTGTTGCTGGACCCGGCGAGCGCCGTGGAGAAGTACGTCCACGGGACCAGCGCGGCGAGCGCGAACACCGGGTACGGCACGCCCTCGGAGGGGATGCGGGCGAGCAGTCCGAAGACGGCCGTGAACACCAGCGCGGTGAGCACCGGCTGGAGGACGGCCCAGCCGGCGCCCAGCACGGTCTGCGCGTAGCGCACCTTGATGTCGCGCCACACCAGGAAGAAGAGCAGCCCGCGGTACGCCCACAGCTCGCGCACGCCGATGCGCGGAAAGCGCCCCGACGGCTCGATGACGAGCGTGGGGGCTCCCGCCTTCCGCGCCGGGCGCGGCGCATCGGCGGCCGGCATCGGCAACACTTCGGTGTTCGACGTCATCACCCTCTATACGCGCGGGCGCCGCCGCGCCCTGGTTCGTACCCTCTGCCCTGCG includes:
- a CDS encoding class I SAM-dependent methyltransferase; translation: MSATVLQDAPAAAVPGPIAGCRACGARDLVDVLSLGRTPLANALLAPEELDGPEERFPLDLVVCPRCSLVQITETVPPERLFGEYLYFSSFSDTMLRHAEALAARLVAERSLGPESLVAEVASNDGYLLQYYLRAGIPVLGIEPAANIARVARERGVETVCEFFGAELAARLAAAGRRADVVHANNVLAHVADLNGVVRGFHTLLKSGGAAVIEVPYVRDMIAGTEFDTVYHEHLCYFSLTALDRLFRRHGLVIGDVERLAIHGGSLRLFAFPAADRPVPADSVRRLLAEEQEWGVDRPDFYLGFGERVEALRRELRGMLDGLKREGKRIAAYGASAKGSTLLNYFGIGRETLDFVADRSVVKQGRFTPGTHLPVKAPEALLEEMPDCVLLLTWNFADEILEQQAEYRRRGGRFIIPIPELRVE
- a CDS encoding NAD-dependent epimerase/dehydratase family protein, coding for MEDVGVSGFWQDRPTLVTGATGLVGYWLTRRLVEAGADVVCLVRDWVPQSELVRTGLSGRVKSVRGDVRDQALLERVLGEYEVDTVLHLAAQTIVGIANRNPVSTFESNIQGTWALLEACRRSPAVRQVVFASSDKAYGDCDRLPYDESTPLVGRHPYDVSKSCGDLVAQAYAATYGLPVAITRCGNFYGGGDLNWNRIVPGTIRSVLRGRRPVIRSDGSYVRDYFYVEDGAAAYMLLAERLAAEPRLAGEAFNFSNEIQVTVRELVDRILAAMGSELEPDVRGEAQNEIRHQYLSAAKARQVLAWSPLFTLEEGLEHTIRWYRDFLREAP
- the rfbF gene encoding glucose-1-phosphate cytidylyltransferase yields the protein MNVVLLAGGLGTRIAEETEVKPKPMVEIGGHPILWHIMKHYARHGCNEFFIALGYKGDVIKRFFVDYYTLTSSMTVALSSGRVEVRDDLDEGRPRENWVVHLCDTGEATNTGGRVKRMERLLRPGGTFMATYGDGVSDVDIGRLLCFHRSHGRIATVTAVRPPARFGGLLFDGDLVVDFTEKPQAGEGWINGGFLVFEPGVFDYLDGDESSLEADALERLAADGQLAAYRHEGFWQCMDTLRDKRLLESLWEGERAPWKTWE
- a CDS encoding ABC transporter ATP-binding protein → MSSLAVRAAGLGKSYRIGAALARHDHLREALAAAARAPLRRLARRRRPPPGGAETVWALRDVSFAVAHGEVLGIIGRNGAGKSTLLKVLARITEPTAGRAEVYGRVGALLEVGTGFHPELTGRDNVFLNGSILGMDRAYIARRFDEIVAFAGVERFIDTPVKRYSSGMYLRLAFAVAAHLEPEILIVDEVLAVGDASFQKKCLGKMEDVAHEGRTVLFVSHDMGAVTRLCGRTLLLDEGRVLAHGPTAEVVQRYLHSGLGTTAERVWPDPERAPGDRVARLVAVRVCDERGRPSESVDIRRPVALQVSFDVLEGGHVLVPNLHVHDDRGTMVFVAVDADPAWRRRPRPAGRYVSTARVPGNFLAEGTLVVDAALSTLDPVVVHAHERDAVAFQVVDGLEGDSARGDYAGPMPGLVRPLLEWTNEYTPLPERQEAGT
- a CDS encoding ABC transporter permease, whose amino-acid sequence is MPAADAPRPARKAGAPTLVIEPSGRFPRIGVRELWAYRGLLFFLVWRDIKVRYAQTVLGAGWAVLQPVLTALVFTAVFGLLARIPSEGVPYPVFALAALVPWTYFSTALAGSSNSLVANTNLITKVYFPRLVIPLAPVLAGLVDFAVALVVLLAVMLGYGMVPSPASLVVVPLLVLVMVLTAAGIGCWLSALHIQYRDVRHVVPFLVQVWMYASPIVYPASLVPGRYRALYALNPMVGVIEGFRGVLLGTPGPSWGALALSLAVGLALLASGALYFRKTERVFADVA